In a genomic window of Gossypium arboreum isolate Shixiya-1 chromosome 9, ASM2569848v2, whole genome shotgun sequence:
- the LOC108454453 gene encoding ubiquitin receptor RAD23b-like — protein MKLTVKTLKGSHFEIRVQPNDTVMAVKKNIEDIQGKDNYPCGQQLLIHNGKVLKDETTLADNKVSEDGFLVVMLSKSKSLGSAGTSSAQPASSAPSTTAPVSNPTPAPEIPAQAPDSKSGTSASDAATANPNTDTYSQAASNLVAGSNLEQTIQQLMDMGGGSWDKETVTRALRAAYNNPERAVDYLYSGIPELAEVAVPVPHFPSSQTTESGAAPVAPVSGAPNSSPLNMFPQETLSGAAAGGLGSLDFLRNNQQFQALRSMVQSNPQILQPMLLELGKQNPQLLRLIQEHHAEFLQLINEPLQGSEGDIFDQAEQEMPHAINVTPAEQEAIERLEAMGFDRALVIEAFLACDRNEELAANYLLENSGDFED, from the exons ATGAAGCTCACCGTCAAAACTCTAAAGGGCAGCCACTTCGAAATTAGGGTTCAGCCCAACGACACT GTTATGGCGGTGAAGAAAAACATAGAGGATATACAAGGGAAAGACAATTACCCATGTGGACAACAGCTTTTGATTCATAATGGGAAGGTTTTGAAAGATGAAACTACGTTAGCTGATAACAAAGTCTCTGAAGATGGTTTTCTTGTTGTCATGCTCAGCAag AGCAAATCTTTGGGTTCGGCTGGGACCTCGTCTGCTCAG CCTGCTTCATCAGCTCCGTCTACAACTGCACCTGTTTCTAATCCTACCCCTGCCCCAGAAATTCCTGCACAAGCACC GGACTCAAAGAGCGGTACATCTGCTTCAGATGCTGCAACAGCTAA TCCAAATACTGATACCTATAGTCAAGCCGCTTCGAATTTAGTTGCTGGAAGTAATCTTGAGCAGACTATACAACAATTGATGGATATGGGTGGTGGCAGCTGGGACAAAGAAACAGTAACACGTGCACTTCGAGCTGCTTATAACAACCCCGAGCGAGCAGTGGATTATCTATATTCA GGGATTCCTGAATTGGCAGAAGTGGCTGTTCCAGTGCCTCATTTTCCTTCAAGTCAAACCACTGAATCCGGTGCTGCCCCAGTTGCTCCTGTTTCAGGGGCTCCTAATTCATCACCTTTGAACATGTTTCCTCAG GAAACACTCTCCGGTGCCGCTGCTGGTGGACTTGGATCCCTGGATTTCCTCCGAAACAATCAACAG TTCCAAGCATTGCGTTCAATGGTGCAATCAAACCCACAAATTTTACAG CCCATGCTTCTGGAGCTGGGAAAGCAAAACCCCCAGCTTTTAAGATTAATTCAAGAACATCATGCCGAGTTTCTTCAGCTAATAAATGAACCTCTCCAAGGTTCTGAAGG GGATATATTTGATCAAGCTGAACAAGAAATGCCTCATGCAATCAATGTGACCCCGGCAGAACAGGAGGCTATCGAACGG CTCGAAGCAATGGGATTCGATAGAGCACTCGTCATCGAAGCATTTTTGGCTTGTGATCGGAACGAAGAATTGGCAGCAAACTACTTACTGGAAAATTCTGGGGATTTTGAGGATTGA